The segment TTTTGATCGGTTAAATGTACATTTCCGGGATGAGGATCGGCATGAACGAAGCCATCGGTAATGATCTGTTTAAGGTAAGCATCTACTAATTGGTCTACCAATGGACTAAGATCATTCTCCAACTGCTTTAAAGGAGAAATAGAAGTTATTTTTGTTCCCTGGATAAATTCCATCGTCAATACTTTAGAAGAGGAGTAATCCAAAATTGGTTGTGGAACAGTTATCCTGTCGTATTGCTTTAAATTATCACCCAAAGTCATTAAGTTTTGGGTTTCCCTGTGGTAATCCAGCTCCTGTAGCAGAATTCTTCTAAGCTCTGACAAAACATCGTCAAAGGCGTATTTTCTGGCAACCTTCGTGTGTTTCACAGCAAATCCTGCAAGCTCTCTTAGAGTATCAAGATCATCCAGAAACTGTTTTCTTATCCCCGGCCGCTGTACTTTGACGGCAACGGGTTTCCCTGATCTAAGAGTGGCTTTATGAACCTGTCCAATAGACGCACTTGCTAAGGGCTTTTCATCAAAAAAAGAAAAAGCTTTAGAGATACGTGACCCAATTTCCTCTTCTACTATCTTGTGTACTTCTTCATAAGAAATTGGAGGTACATCATCCTGAAGGGTAGCCAAAGCTTTTAAATAGGCATCGGGTAATAAGTCTGGCCTTGTAGATAGGAGCTGCCCCATTTTAATATAAGTAGGACCCATTTTTTTAAGGTCTTCAACCAGTTCTTCAGGGGTTTGGTCATAATTCTCGTTGCTGTGTTCCTCGCTGTCATCTTCATTAAGAGCAGTGGCTGCAGTTCTTTGAAATAAATCACTGTTCCAGTATTTCAGCATAAAACCCATAAATTTTTGGTAGCGCACCAAATTGTCAGGAAGTACAGACATGTTAATCAGGTTTAGAAATGTTTAACTGGATTAAAGATATTTATTTAAAGTCATTGCGCAAACAGATTAAGAAAAGCACCCCGCAGTTTTTAGATTTTTGGCAAAGATTTAATAAAAAGCGGCTTCAACCTGAGAGAAATTAAAGATCATTTTATGTTATTAATAATAGTTGCTTTCAGCTGAAGTATATAAAGCTTTATAGAATAAATTTTCCCGCTTTATAAGGAAAGGTGCTGATTCAGTTTATTAATATTGGAAGGATTCCCGAAGAGGTACAAAAGGTCTCCCTGTTTAATCATGGTATCCGGCTGTACCTCGGTAATGTAATTCACTCCTCTTTTAATGGTTAAGACCGTTACCCCGAAATTCTTTCCAATCCCGGACTTTTCAATAGTTTTTCCAACTATAGAATTGTTTTCTCTTTGTACACTTAAGGTTACAATTTCCTTGTTTGGAATATGAAGATGCTGGTAAGTGTGACGTGTGTGGACCTTTCTTGAGTGTCGTTAGCATTTCATAATCAGAGGATCTTACCTGGTTAATAAAATCCTGAATTTCATTATGAGGTATGAGATACTTTCGTAAAACCCGACTAAAAATCTCTATTGAAGTCTCAAATTCTTCGGGAATTACTTCATCTGCACCAAGTCTTAGGTTTTCTTCTATTTCCCGCACATACCTTGTTCGTACAATTAGATTGGCCGTTTGAGTTAGAGACCTTATTCCATTAATTATTTTTTTAGTAGCATCGGGATCTGAAATTGCGATTACCACCACCCGCGCTTCCTGAACGTGCAGGTGTTTTAAAATTAAGGGATTGGTCGCATCTCCAAAAATTATAGGTTCTCCTGCCTTTTTACCTTTTTCAAAAGCATCCGGTTCAAGATCGGTTACTACATAGGGTATATTGGCATGCTTTGCGGCCTTAGAAATATTTTGTCCGTTGATTCCAAAACCAATGATCACCAGGTGGTCATGGAAGTTCTTCCATTGGTGCCTCTGCACTCTTCATTTGTCTGTGCACATTATCGAGACGTTTTCTAACGGCTGCAGGTATGGGAATCTTTAAAATATTATAAGTGAGACTTGCTGAATAATTCATGACAAAAGGAGTGAGCCCCATTGTGATAATTGAAATAGCCAGGAAATACTGGTACACACTTTCGGGTAGCAATTCGTTTTGTACACCAACCGTAGAAAGTAAAAGAGAAAACTCTCCTACCTGGAAAAGTGCAAAAACTGTCATGAACACTGTTCGTGGAGGATACCTTAATACCCAAACTGTACCTGCTATAATAAGCATCTTTAGAAGCAGAACGCCTATAACAAGCAACAAAATCCAAACAATATTATTGAAGAAAAACTGAAGATTGAGAAGTGATCCTACCGAAATAAAGAAAAAACTAATAAAGATTTCCCGGAATGGAAGCACATTTGCGGTGGCCTGGTGGCTGTAATCAGATTCTGAAATAATTAATCCCGCGAAGAAAGCTCCCAAGGCAAGCGACAAACCTACAGAAGAGGTTAACCAGGCAACTCCAAAACAAAACACTATCGTTGTTAAAATAAATAATTCCCGGTTTTTGGTTTTGATCACCATTTTGAACACCCGTGGAACCACATAAAGGGCCAGTAAATAAATAAGTATACCTACTCCTAAAATCTTTAACAGCAGTATTCCCAGTGTCTCCAGAATATTATCAGATTTTCCTGCAAGAAGTGGAGTTAGCAACATCATAGGAACTACCACTATATCCTGAAATATCAAAATTGCTACTGCAACCCTTCCATGAGGGGAGGTAATTTCTCCTTTCTCCTGTAAAATCTTTAGAACAATTGCGGTACTGCTCAAAGAAAAAAGAAATCCTAAAAAGACCGCGGTATTTAAGGGTAATCCAAGAATGTTTGAAATGAGAGCGGTGAACAAAATAGTTCCTCCTACCTGCAACCCTCCGCCTATCAGGATAGTTTTTTTAATGGCAGCGAGACCTATTAAGGATAGTTCAATTCCTATTATAAAAAGAAGAAATATAATCCCTATTTCACTCAATAGTTCAACCTCGTGTTGTGAACTTATTAGATTGAAGGCATAAGGTCCTGCAATTATTCCTGCTATTAAAAAACCCAAAAGTGATGGCAACTTAAGCTTTTGAAAGAGCAGAATTATAAATATCGACAGTCCTAGAATTACTACTATGTCCTTTAAAATTGGGATTTCCATATTATGTTTAATCTTTCCTGAAGAGGTAAGATTGAAAGTTAAAACAAATCCCGAATTCCGCCGCTGTTCTATATATAATATTTTCGCGCTAAAAAGGGCATAAAAAAAAGCGGCAACCTTAGTTACCGCTTTTAAGCTTTAATTTTTAAGCCAGGCTTTTCTTAATTGCACCCGTTTATCATCTTCAGGAAGATCCATATCTCCCAAACCTGTTTCAGTATCGGTAGGTTGAGTAATTTTTCCTTTTAATTCCTTCTCTTCTTTATTTCTTATAACTACCATGGTTATATCATTGCCTACCTCCCAACGCTGGGATGCCATTACAAGTTCATAAACATTTTGAACATTATAATCCTTTCCATTTACGCTTTTTATGAGGTCACCGTTCTCTACTCCCAGTTCTTTTAAAAATGAATTAAGATTAATTCCTTTCCTAAAGAAGAGTTCACCTGATTCAGGATTTCCATCTATGTAGGGGGTTTGTCCTTTTATAAAATAGGAGGTGTTAATCGTTTCTTCCTGCATTTCCACTCCTACCTTAGCAAAAAATTCGTCGTATGGAATTGGAGTTTCTCCTGTGACATATTTGCTGAAGAAATCTGCTATTTCAGGATAGGTCATTTGAACTATTGTAGGTATTAGTTCTTCATCTTCAAAAGGTTTGTTTTTACCGTATTTACCGCTTAACTCCTTCATGAGATCAAGGATACCTTCCTCTCCATTACTAAGTTCTCTTAGCCTTATATCTAATGCCATTCCTATCAATGCACCTTTTAAGTAAACATTATAATAAGCGTCCTTATAAGGTACTTCCAGAATTTTCTTGCTCATTAGAGTAAAAGGGACGGTATCATCAAAATTTTTGGAATTTTCAATTTTGGAAGACATTCGTTTGTAAAATTCTTCATTCTCAATTAGTTCCTGGTTTACCTGGAATAAATTGGCAAAATATTCAGTTACTCCTTCATACATCCATAAGTGCTGCGACATTTGAGGGTTATTATAATCAAAATAATGGATTTCGTTAGAGTGAACATTCAGGGGAGTGAGAATGTGAAAAAATTCGTGAGAAACAACATCGGTCATTGTTTGCTTTAAACTTTCCAGCGGCATTGTCTCCGGTAAAACCACGACTGTAGAAGTGTGATGTTCCAAAGCACCAAAACCTTTAGCACTTGCTACTTCAGGATTAGAAAGATACAGCAGTATTGCATAATTTGAAGTATTGTCAATTTCTCCCAGGAACTTTTTTTGTGCAGAGATCATTTCTGCAACTCCATCTTTTATGCTTTGGGCGGTGTAAACTTTGTTTGGGGAATACACGTGAAGCAGCACATTAATACCTTCAGTTCTTATTGATGCTGTATCTGGTGCCGCATACATTATAGGATTATCAATAATGTCAAAGTAACGGGAGGCGTTGTATGTATCCGTAACTGCTGAAGCTTGCTTTTGGTTAGGTTGTGTTCCTGTCAATTGCATGGCTGTACCCGGGAAAAGAGCCTGTGGCCTGTCAATGGTTAATTTATAAGCGTGCTCTTTCAATTGATCAAAATAACCAATGAAACCATGAAGGTTCAGCATAAAATTTTCACCTTTTTCAATGTTAGTCCCCGAAGGAGAAAAAATTCCTTTTTCACCCTCCATATCAAAAGAATCATTGACCCAGTAAGTTATCTTATCCAGTTCAGTCGCATTATTTATGACCCAGGTATTGGAATTAGTATTCTCTAATGTCAATTCGTTTCCTTTATAGTCATAAGCTTTTACATCCTGTACCAGTTCTCCGTAATTATCTATTGAATAAGTACCGGGAACAGTAGTGGGAATATAGAATGTGGTTTGAGATTGGGTAAATTTGTCAGGATCTACAGTTACCATCACCCTATCTTCCTTAATATTAAGAAGATCTATGTTAACCATTACAGGTTGTGGTATACTGGCTGATTGATTTTGTGGAGTTTTACAGCTATAAGTAACTGCGAGGACTCCAAAGAAATAAAGAATTTTTTTCATGTAGAGAAATTATAGTTTTTGATAAGACGCTATTTTATTGGCAAATGTTACAATTTAACAGCAATAATCTGCAATAACTTATTGTTAACAGTTCGTTAATAAGAAGATTAGGATTCAAATGAATTTTATTCATTTCTTGCATATGTAAAAAAAATCCTACGAAAATGAAGAAGAAATTACACATTATCGGCTTTATAGCCAGCTTTTTAGTCACCTTTTTACTACCCGCTCAGTCCGTTTTTATCAATGAAATTCATTATGATAATGACGGTGGTGATCTTGGAGAGGCAGTGGAAATTGCCAGTCCTGCCGGAACAGATTTAGCGGGATGGACTGTTGTTCTATACAATGGGAACAACAGCGCCTCTTACGGAACAATTAATTTAGAAGGAACTATAGCCGATCAGCAAGGCGGTTTTGGAACAGTATCCTTTACGCAATCAGGTATTCAAAACGGAGCTCCGGATGGATTGGCATTAGTGAATGCCGAAGGAGTTGTCGTTCAGTTTCTTAGTTACGAAGGAACTATGACTGCAACAGATGGTCCTGCAGCAGGAATGACAAGTACAGACATTGGTGTTGCGCAATCAGGATCAGATCCTGTTGGTCATTCCCTGCAATTAGGAGGAGAAGGAAATACCTATTCAGAATTTGCATGGCAAACTTCAATTGAAAATACTTTTGGAGCTATTAATACCAACCAAAGCTTTGGGGGAGAGGTTACTACTCCAGAGCCTGAGCCTGAACCGGAACTTCCACTCAAGCGCCTGCCGTGGATATCGTTTTCATTAACGAGATCCATTATGACAATGTAAGTGGGGATATAGAAGAAGGTTTTGAACTGGCAGGAACTGCCGGAACAGATCTTTCAGCATATAGCATTTTGCTTTACAATGGTTCAGTCGGAACGGTTTATAACACAATTACTTCTAATGAAGTAATTCCTGATCAGCAAAATGGTTACGGAACTGTATCGTTTATTTTGCCTGCTAATGGCCTTCAAAATGGTGCGCCAGATGGAATTGCTCTGGTAAAAGGAGATGAAGTTATTCAGTTTCTGAGCTATGAAGGAGAAATGGTAGCAACTGCAGGAGCTGCAAATGGAATGACCAGTACAGATATTGGAGTGGAAGAAGGAAGTTCCACATAGGTTGGATATTCGCTACAATTGACAGGAGAAGGTTCTAATTATAGTGATTTTACCTGGGCACCTGAAGCACAAAATACCTTTGGAGAGGTAAATAATGCTCAGACATTTCTTTCTCCCGAGCCTGTTCTTTTTGTGAATGAGATCCACTATGACACTGCAGGGACAGATGCCGGAGAGGGAATAGAAGTGGCAGGTACTGCAGGTCTAGAACTTTCAGGCTACAGCCTTATTTTGTACAACGGAAACGGTGGTTCATCTTACAAAACTATAGCTCTTTCAGGTAGCTTACTAAATCAACAATCAGGTTACGGAACCAAAGAATTTTTTATCCCTGGTATTCAGAACGGAGGCCCTGATGGGGTTGCTCTTGTAAAAGGAGATGAAGTGCTTCAATTCCTTAGCTATGAGGGAACATTTACAGCTGTTGATGGTCCTGCTGCAGGATTGGTAAGTACAGAAATTAATGTTTCTGAAAATGGT is part of the Antarcticibacterium sp. 1MA-6-2 genome and harbors:
- a CDS encoding AarF/UbiB family protein, whose translation is MSVLPDNLVRYQKFMGFMLKYWNSDLFQRTAATALNEDDSEEHSNENYDQTPEELVEDLKKMGPTYIKMGQLLSTRPDLLPDAYLKALATLQDDVPPISYEEVHKIVEEEIGSRISKAFSFFDEKPLASASIGQVHKATLRSGKPVAVKVQRPGIRKQFLDDLDTLRELAGFAVKHTKVARKYAFDDVLSELRRILLQELDYHRETQNLMTLGDNLKQYDRITVPQPILDYSSSKVLTMEFIQGTKITSISPLKQLENDLSPLVDQLVDAYLKQIITDGFVHADPHPGNVHLTDQNQIALIDLGMVAKFTPTMQDKLLQLLIALSQDDGEACANVLLSMSEVGEEADIKNFKTQVNHLVMDSQNTRAKEMQTGRLLIQMNRVAADNGIHISVEVNILGKILLNMDQIVAVLEPEFDLRKAIREHVNKMMRSKMYAELKPENIFSMALQAKNLAENLPNRLNKISENLAENKFEIKVNAIDEKRWTDGFQKVANRITLGLIIAAMIVGAAMLMSVPSTFVIMGYPGLAIIFFLIAAVAGIALSYTILFKDE
- a CDS encoding TrkA C-terminal domain-containing protein, with amino-acid sequence MPNKEIVTLSVQRENNSIVGKTIEKSGIGKNFGVTVLTIKRGVNYITEVQPDTMIKQGDLLYLFGNPSNINKLNQHLSL
- a CDS encoding NAD-binding protein, yielding MQRHQWKNFHDHLVIIGFGINGQNISKAAKHANIPYVVTDLEPDAFEKGKKAGEPIIFGDATNPLILKHLHVQEARVVVIAISDPDATKKIINGIRSLTQTANLIVRTRYVREIEENLRLGADEVIPEEFETSIEIFSRVLRKYLIPHNEIQDFINQVRSSDYEMLTTLKKGPHTSHLPASSYSKQGNCNLKCTKRKQFYSWKNY
- a CDS encoding cation:proton antiporter — its product is MEIPILKDIVVILGLSIFIILLFQKLKLPSLLGFLIAGIIAGPYAFNLISSQHEVELLSEIGIIFLLFIIGIELSLIGLAAIKKTILIGGGLQVGGTILFTALISNILGLPLNTAVFLGFLFSLSSTAIVLKILQEKGEITSPHGRVAVAILIFQDIVVVPMMLLTPLLAGKSDNILETLGILLLKILGVGILIYLLALYVVPRVFKMVIKTKNRELFILTTIVFCFGVAWLTSSVGLSLALGAFFAGLIISESDYSHQATANVLPFREIFISFFFISVGSLLNLQFFFNNIVWILLLVIGVLLLKMLIIAGTVWVLRYPPRTVFMTVFALFQVGEFSLLLSTVGVQNELLPESVYQYFLAISIITMGLTPFVMNYSASLTYNILKIPIPAAVRKRLDNVHRQMKSAEAPMEELP
- a CDS encoding peptidase M61, producing MKKILYFFGVLAVTYSCKTPQNQSASIPQPVMVNIDLLNIKEDRVMVTVDPDKFTQSQTTFYIPTTVPGTYSIDNYGELVQDVKAYDYKGNELTLENTNSNTWVINNATELDKITYWVNDSFDMEGEKGIFSPSGTNIEKGENFMLNLHGFIGYFDQLKEHAYKLTIDRPQALFPGTAMQLTGTQPNQKQASAVTDTYNASRYFDIIDNPIMYAAPDTASIRTEGINVLLHVYSPNKVYTAQSIKDGVAEMISAQKKFLGEIDNTSNYAILLYLSNPEVASAKGFGALEHHTSTVVVLPETMPLESLKQTMTDVVSHEFFHILTPLNVHSNEIHYFDYNNPQMSQHLWMYEGVTEYFANLFQVNQELIENEEFYKRMSSKIENSKNFDDTVPFTLMSKKILEVPYKDAYYNVYLKGALIGMALDIRLRELSNGEEGILDLMKELSGKYGKNKPFEDEELIPTIVQMTYPEIADFFSKYVTGETPIPYDEFFAKVGVEMQEETINTSYFIKGQTPYIDGNPESGELFFRKGINLNSFLKELGVENGDLIKSVNGKDYNVQNVYELVMASQRWEVGNDITMVVIRNKEEKELKGKITQPTDTETGLGDMDLPEDDKRVQLRKAWLKN
- a CDS encoding lamin tail domain-containing protein, whose product is MKKKLHIIGFIASFLVTFLLPAQSVFINEIHYDNDGGDLGEAVEIASPAGTDLAGWTVVLYNGNNSASYGTINLEGTIADQQGGFGTVSFTQSGIQNGAPDGLALVNAEGVVVQFLSYEGTMTATDGPAAGMTSTDIGVAQSGSDPVGHSLQLGGEGNTYSEFAWQTSIENTFGAINTNQSFGGEVTTPEPEPEPELPLKRLPWISFSLTRSIMTM